The segment TTAATAATGCCGGTATCCTGCCGCCAACCAAGCCATTCGTTGAAATGGAAGAGAAGGATTTCGATAGAACGATTGCCGTTGACCTGAAAGGTGTCTTCCTGGCGATGAAGTATGAAATTGAAGTGATGTTGCAGTCCGGGGGCGGTACGATTGTGAATACGTCTTCCGTAGCCGGGCTGATTGCAGATCCGTTTATGGCACCTTATGTTGCTGCGAAACATGGTGTAGTCGGATTAACCAAAGCGGCAGGGATCGAATACGCATCTCAGGGGATTCGGGTAAACGCGGTTGCACCGGGGCTGACAGAGACTCCGATGACCAAAGGATGGATGGACGATCCGGAATTCCGGAAGACAGTAATCGGGAATGTTCCGGCAGGACGACCTGCAAGACCGGAAGAAATCGCGGAAATGGTTGTTTTCTTGTCCTCGCCTGCTGCAAGCTTCGCGGCTGGACAAACCTTCACCGTGGACGGCGGGCAAACTGCCCATTAACGGGACAAGATGCGCCTCAAGGTGTATATAGAGATAGCGACTTTACAGGGTGGACAAAAACGTGAAGCTCCCTTTCAGGACACTTCACGTTTTTCCATGGTCCGGGCAAAATCTTTGCTGCTTCTGACTGGAAATCGCTTCCTAGGGGAAGTTGAAGCGCTCGAGCCATCATTATCACTATTTTCCAAGGGGTGATGCGCTACGGACGAACAACAAATAGTCTTCTTCACGAACATTATTCGTTGTGTTATAACAAAATAAGTCTAATCATAAAAGTGGCGGGTTTGACACTGTCTGGAGTGGGAAGTGATTTCTCCCGACTCCTCTGACTGAGAGTCCGACTCAAAACCAATTTCTATCTATTCAAGCTTGCGACGCGGCACTGTTTGCTACTGAAGGGCTTACGGTTACCTATGGATTTTGTGAGAATCACCAAGTTGTTTTCGGAGGTCAAGTGACGTAGCCGGAAAACGCATATTCTTCAAAAAGAAAGGGGGCATTTAATTGAGAAAATGGGTGGTATTGATTTTATCGACTATCATGCTGACAACCACAGGGTGCGGGGAGAGTAAAGAGTTTAACGAAAATGAGATGAGTGAAAGCCTGACAAAGAGCCAGAAAATCGAAGTGAAATCCGTAAAGGATTCTTCTGTGGTGTATTCAACAAGGGATCAAACAGATATCGACGGATTTGTGGAGAAGTTGAAATTGGGGGAGTGGGAAACAACCAGTATACCGGAAAAGGCTGAGGCTCAATATGAATATATTTTACATTACGGCTCCGGTGCAGATGACACTAACAGGTTGATCACTTATAAAAACACGCCTTATATAAAGTACACGATGTGGAAGTTAAGTATCGGCTTTAAAGTACCTGATGATGTAGCAGACTTTCTTAATGATATCGATGAGGAATAAGTGATTTATCCAGGAAAATGGTCATGAAAAAAGCGGCTGACAAAAGCCGCTTTCTTCTTGGGGATCATTTAACATTGTCATGGAAGTCTAATCTGTCGTGGTAGGTTCCGTATCCT is part of the Kroppenstedtia pulmonis genome and harbors:
- a CDS encoding SDR family NAD(P)-dependent oxidoreductase, which codes for MTTLNDFENKTVLITGAATGIGRAPALAFAKRGAAVAIGDVDDRSHETVKQIEAMGREAVLFKTDVSNAEEVAALVEQTVARFGRVDHAFNNAGILPPTKPFVEMEEKDFDRTIAVDLKGVFLAMKYEIEVMLQSGGGTIVNTSSVAGLIADPFMAPYVAAKHGVVGLTKAAGIEYASQGIRVNAVAPGLTETPMTKGWMDDPEFRKTVIGNVPAGRPARPEEIAEMVVFLSSPAASFAAGQTFTVDGGQTAH